Genomic DNA from Coffea arabica cultivar ET-39 chromosome 7e, Coffea Arabica ET-39 HiFi, whole genome shotgun sequence:
GGTGGCAAACCAACccacttaactaaatttacccatatcCGCCCaggaatagatgggtatggatgggtattattgggtaacccatcaaacccaattaacccatttagaattctcttctcccacccatttttttttttagatttttcattttgtcatgatgttaactacttttgtttcattattattattatttgttggttatattttattattttattttcccttaGTTTGTTAatttgctcatttttcagcactaccaatttatgataagttttagcctctttcttatctttctaaaatggaattttaaatttatatatgaaaaaaatgttaggggtttaaaatttttggattaagtttttatattaacttttatagtacttagttcaaatttttatattcttattattcaattattaaataatatgtaattttacgacatagagtataaatgaaaaaaaatggtaattaggcttattgagcattataagtaaacatttaaaactaatgatgggtacaaagagcggtataaattaataacttagtttgcaaaaataaatttaaatgagtttacaaaaagttaaaataaatgggttataaatgggtaattgggtacCATCTAAtaaaatggatataaatgggttgactcacttatacccattacccattttatccaattcaaacccgcccaagtcacccattttgacacctctacctAAAATCATACAATAAGAAGTCTTCATAATGTTAATTTCAAGGGTAAATTATCTTTTAATCCttatgtatgtgagataaaaagtagttgggaatataaaaaggtgaattgggaaatgtgtttatgatgcaaacgaaatattatttggaataatttggcaatccaaacacactcatgtAACTCCATATGgtttaaaaatttatatataaccCTCTTattatttggattaaagtgtcactattaattttttttcgttAAAACTAATGGTCACTAgtaacaagtcaaaatcaaactaataaattaacaaatttaCCCCTTTATTACTTCTTGTTTTCTCCAAAcacaaaaaatgaagaaattgaaataaaaaatagataaataagaattagaaaataaaattaaagacCTATAATGATATTTGTTGTAAAAAAAGATTGAtatcttttgtttattttttatttattttttattttccttcaatctcttttgtatttggagaaaattgagatttttagACTAAAATATGGATTTTCAAAATCATATCTTCTCTtcccgagagagagagagagagaggggggaaatttttttaaaaaaatagtaaaaaagcaaatttgtcaatttattagtttgattttaaCTCTTTGCTATCTACCATTAGTTTTAACGAAAAAACTAGCAGTAACAATTTGATTCAAATTACGAGAGggttatatataaatttttaaattatagggAGGTTATGTGCTATAGTACCAAATAATAAGGGGGGGTAAAAGATAATATATTCTAATTTTAATTGACCCTAATTTCAATTCAGAGATAGGTTGATTATTTTTAAAGTTTGACAATAGATTCACTTTTTTGATGTGTTTTATCGTGAATTGTTAAGGTAGCAAATAGGAAAAAAATGTCTTTAAATAATGCCAAGTAAACATCTATTGGATAAACCTtctaattttttctattttaagaaataaaaagaGGTGAAAATATTAAATGTATGTGTGTGTTTTGATGACGCATGTCCACCATTTGTTGCATTTAATAACCTCAATGAAAAATCTAGAGCATGTAGCACAGCCTAAAAGAAAATGCGTGTGATATCAAAAATTGTGggcaaaaattataaaattagataTAAAAAGTGCTTAAATATAATGAGAGCAATGATTTGAATACGTACATTGATTGAAGGAGCAACAAATTGTGTGCATTATCCAGTATTTATTGTGGGCAATCGGAAAAAAAATCTAGCATAGCGTTTCTTGTCGTCTAACTTTCGGACCCTGCACGAAAAGCATACACCTTTTCCACGTTGAAAAGGAGTGTGGCGCGGAATCTTCAGTAATTATccgtcccttttttttttcttcccactgattgtttttgtttttttccccaCCCCCAATTAGATGGAGACTAGCCGAGGGAACTGTTTTCTGTTTCCTGCACCATGAACAGCGCGATATTCGAAAGGGGCAATTATAGTTTCGTCATGTGTACTTAACCATGTGTCCAATCTTCGGTTCCCACGATTACTCCTCGCAGCCTGGGAAACGATGCACATATTTCAGCACCTCCCTGTGAAAACTGAAACTGCCTCGTGTAAATAATCAAGCCTTTATTTTTATGTTATGCTGCTACGCACCCCGTGACGGCGAAGTGCGCAGTCAATGATGATGGTGGGGTGGACTTGCAATTGAATCGATCCGATGGTTGGTACGTCTAACTTGTGGTTCGCGTCTCAAGTTCGGCTCTAAATTGTTGGAGAATttctatgtatatatataaaaatatatggtTGGAAGCACGCCAAATCGCGAGGCATACAAGACAAATTGGCAGATACCGCTACTGTTTTTTGAGATGTAACTGAAGAGCAAGCAATTTACGGATAACCTTTTTGGTTGGGTCGGGGTAGATTAAAGTACACCTAACAAATCACTtaaacaaggaaaaaggaagacGTTCGGTGGGTTTGAAGTCATCAAAACACTATTGTCGTCAAATCTTTAAAAACCGACTTTAGTATCCTATTATTGTATATACGTACACATTCCAGAAATATGTATATAAGTAACAAATTGATTGAATTAGAATTTCAGTTGGTCTTTGACGTTCCGTTAAACTCTTCCTCGGGTCGTgtttaaggatatatatatatatatatatatatatatatatatttttttttttttttttttttttttttttgggtggggtGCATCGTGTTTAAGGATTAAGTTGTGAGTGCTACTTGCTACCTACCACTGAGCAGCTGAAGAACAGCATAATCTAGAAGAAGATTCCCTACTGAACAGTTTcctccttttttaaaaaaaaaagaaccactctctctaatttttttttttttgttgggagAACACATTTTGTGCTTATATGATTGGGGGGTCAAAGAGTCGTGGACACGTGATTTAGGTGGTGATAGGCTTTTCATGACATTGGCAGGTTGTGAACGAGTTAGCGTCACTTTGAAATTGACATCTTTCGTCCTCTCCCTCCTTTTGGTTTGTTTACCTTTATTTTATTATGTCGGGTTGAAATGTGAGTATACAGATGCATCTTATCGGTACTGCAGTAGGTGAATGCATAAAGGTTTCACCATGAAAATGCTGCGTGCATGAATGATTAATGTTGTGctaaatttttttcccttcaagTAACTTCTTTCAACTATTATCTGCTTAATTTAATTAGCCCTGTGAGGCACAGGCCCtttgacccttttttttttttttttgggataagtGAAGATATTTTAAGTATAAAATCTCTCCCACGTTCGCTCCCATAAACATTGATATATGGTAGTTGGTATTTTCTCGCGTGCATCATCCTAATATAACAGGTTAACAAACTCTGTACAATTTCCGGGGCAGGGGAAGCTCCCAAAGTAAACTAAAAATTATGCGTGAGAAATGAAATAGGAGTAAGaagcgcaacggatcttctgtcccaaaTGTTGTGTCTTCTCtgtcttattttttattatcttgATATTTCTCATACATAAACACCATATTTTAGTTCTtgtttgtttccttaagatccaataactattaactgaataatatacaaaatttaacaaactcaaaaattcaaaatgcataaaaaatgagatttttacgAATTTTtcgctgtattttttaattttctattatatattatttttttgaaactgttgtatttattttttattcaattaatagttattgaattttaaggaaacaaaaaaagaactaaaacatgatgtttatgtaggaaaaatagtaatataataaaaaatagaacacAGAATAGCACAGAGCGTGaaacagaagatccgttgcgagtAAAAAGCCTAGAGAGCACGTGGAGATTAAACTTACGATGAGGAATTAAACATGATTGATTACcaatggaagaaaaaaaagaaacatgcAGCAGATTCGGCCTCACCTGACGGTCCATAAGCGCTTAGTTCTTTGATTCTGAGGATTGCGGTGAATGAGTAGTGTACGCGTTGCTGACTTTAATATGAGGGTAGATGTAAATAGCAAAAAATACAAAAGGCGGAGCGACATTTTCCATTCTTCATGGAAAATCGAGAATCAATCCACGTGAATATGATTGCGACGGAAGCATATAGGAGAGAAAGCTTTCTAACTTTCGACTTCTATCTAAACTGTGTTGATGATTTGTACAGCATTCATTCAATGACCgactcattattattatttcatcgttttttctttctttctctctttctttttggtGATATGATGATGGATTGAAATCCACAGCTCGAAAGGAAGCATGCATGTTTTGCTTTGGCCGGACAACAACCTATCCTTGACTAGCAAAATGTCAATCAGAATCAGCCGTGGGAGCTTTCCAGGAAGCTCCTCAAAAGAATTTATGGTCCCCATAAGGATAAGGTGTCTGTCATCCAGCAATCGCTTCAACAATTCCACCACAAATCAATCAAAGCACAACCCAGTCCTATCCATCAAAACAACCCCTTCTCTCACTTATTTCCctcaaaaaataagaagaagaaaagagagacttctaattttttttttcttcgttTGAGCTACGTGCAAAACCTTTAACTCAAGGCATTTGTTGAGTGGTGACTTCTGACTCGTATTTCAAGCTCGTTTATGCAACTAACTCAGCAGAATTTTCTCCGCACTGTTGGTTAGATACTCGTTCGATTCTTCTTCCCCCCCAACAAcaaacaaattttgaaaaaaaaaaagattgaaacaAAGGACAGGTGCAGAAACGATTTAATCTCCGTCTACGTAACCAGAGAGAGGGAACGAATTTTACACCTGGATTCTATTTTGGGTCATGAAGTGAAGCATACGCATTTTCCCAGCTTCCAAACCAGTTGACGTTTGCGTTTGGTTTGTAATTTCAGTACTGGAACAGAAATCAGACTAAACATTAAACATTTAAGAAATTACTAATTCCATAATTCCTAAAgagttctcttttttttcatattgCTAAAACGTTATTAACTATTGCAAAGTAAAGCGAGGGCAATCAAATTTGTGTTGAAAAATCATAACATTTGATATTCATTCCAAGTAACCAAATTTGATAGCAACtctaaaattttcatttcatcCAACGGGTCTTAAGAAATTAACAGTAGTGCCTCAAATGCGTTTCACTGATGTTCAATCACAGGGGAAAGCCTGTTGATGAAAATATCCTTGGCGGGCCCCAGATGCTGTAGAGGAAAGCCATACAGCATTTTATGAAGGAAATAACACTTCGAGTTTAAGGGTCTGTTTGTTTGGGTGGAAAAGGTTTTCCGGAaaacatttttcatattttctgtTGTTTGGTTAtcaattaatttgaaaaaataatttctgATAGAAAATAAGTTACATCCGTGGGAGGAAAATAACTTCCTTATCTATTATTGTGAAGTTATTTTCCTCAGCCTTCTTTTCACAGTCTCGCAAGGATTTTCGATATCAGCAAACAAATCCAAGGGAAAATACCTTTCATTCCCGGCATCTCATCAGATAAACTACTCCGGCATCTCTCTGTCTctgtctctgtctctctctctctcattttttttcctttcattccTGAAGAACCCCCATTTCCGCTTCCTCTGGCGTCAGTCCTCGGTGGCGATCACCTCCTCCAGCGACACTATCTGGCGGCTACCACCACATAATCTATATACTCACAAGCCATCTTCATTCGGCAGGTTTTTTTAACTCTCAGTTTCTCGTCTTCACGCACAAACACCTTCACTGCGTCTGTATATACAATTGCACACAAATTTCATTTGTTTCCTTTCGAAGTTGGATTTGAATGAATTTTTATGGgttgcttttgttttagtttgttctTACCTGATTAGAGTTAAATCTGATTTGATTGATGCTAAATAATTAATTTGGCTGCTAAGTTTTGGGGGTTTTATGATTCTTGGAATCAGAATCCGGGTAGGGTACGGTAGTATTTTTCTTACAATCTGGTAAGACCATTTATGACAAGATTTCGATGGGGTACCACCAGAAGACAATTGgatactttctttttcttttttggttgaaGTTCCTGTACCCTTTTTGATGTTGGAATCAGATTGATTTCAATAACTAGTTTGAGTTTGCTGCTTTTGGGTAAACACCCGCTGATAACAAGTGACATTATTTACTTCCCATTTGCCCTAGTGATGATTGTGTTTCATGTTGCTGATTGGGATATGGAGGAATTCTGTCTTGGATTCCTTTTGGTCGAGCTTGAAGTGCAGCCTTTTCTGTATAATTTCATTTGTCTATTCTTCTCTTGTGAATTCTTCTCTGATTTTTTGAGACTTTATTCTTCGATTGATGGTAGTGTTTTTCTTACAATCTGGTGAGACCATTTGTAAATAGTTGACAAAATCTGATTAGGGAGGAAAACAGTTTGCTTGTGTTCATCCCAGAGAGCAGTAaactttttataaaaaaaattacatgtctCTTCCACGACTCAACTATTAGCTGCTTAAATCCATTATGACAGTTTGTAAGACCACAAATTGTGTGAAATAGAAAAATTAGCCTTTATCTCAAGAGCTTAATATACTGAAATTTTTCCTCAAACGAAATGAAACACAAGCAGGGCAGCTTCCAAAGTCATGAGATTCCAAAACACTTCTCTCTGCTGTGTTTCTAATTTACCAACTACAGTCTCCAGTCCATCCTTCCCAAGTCATGAGATCCCATAAATCAGATTTTTTGGACTACTAATATAGTCAAGACTCAAGAGGCAAGGCCTGCTTGGTTGGTTACTTGATTAGTAGCTAATTATCACTTTGCCCCAGCGACAAGGGGCATAAAGTCACCATTTTTTTGTTTATCATGAACCTAAAAAATAGAAGCGGAAAAACCTTATTAATAAACATCATATGTTATCCTACTGATCAAGTTCTGTTGCATCACTCTGACTTTTTCTGGTACACTACTAATAGTCTACTGCTACGTGAATTTTCATAGATGGATCCTGGtagtgatgatgatgaggatgcTATTGTAATTGGTGCTGCCACTTCAGCCATAACAGCAGGATATGCAGCTCTTGAAATCTATAAAACTCCAGTTGTTATACCTAAACCACCTTATGTCAATAGGGAGCGAGCTAAAGAGCATTACATGGATAGCAATATTATATGGAAGTAGTTCCTATTGTATAGACCAAATTAGAATGAGCCAAACTATATTTTTCCAATTACTAAATACTTTCACCATTAGAGGATTATTACAACCTACCATTCATATGTTAATAAGAGAGCAATTTTTCCAATCAGTTTAGCAAAGTTTTGTATATTCTGTAGCAAGCATGCTTATTCGGTGCATGTAACTGAATATTGTTTGTGAATTTCAGTTCATACTTGAATTTTGTGATCCCCCGGTACATGGGTTTAGCATGCAATCTGAAGTGCATGTAActgaattttgttttctttaggaAGAAGTTATTGGACAATAtttgtttatggcctttaacAGATATGGTGTGGCATTATGAGGTCCAATCTAGGATCTGCATAGTCTAGGATCTGCAATAGTAGTATGCATTGCTGTTTTGGGAGAGGGTTGAATCTTAACAAGCTATGGCACAGGTGTACATGGAAAATCTCTATCCATTAGTCTCTTGGCTAGTTCTAGGCTGGGAGATATATGGCCATAAGCCAGCCATGGAAACATGAGAACCTTGAGTTGAGAAGTAATAACAACTGGTTCTGTACCCATATATCCTCTGTTTTCTGCAAGTGCTTTGTGTCTTGGCGTTCAGTGTTTTGgtttttgggagggggagggggagggggaggggtggggaaatggaaatggaaatggaaatGAGGGATGGGCAAAGGTTTTAGTCTTGAAAGGGAATTTTAAACGATATCTAGAAAGACAGGGCTATGAATTTTCTAACCGAGTTTGCTGTTATCTGTCAAATACTCATATGCTTGACCTTGGACTTTGCTAATCGAAAGATCCATTGGTCGGCAGCAAGAATTAACAAATTATGAATAAATCCAAGATTCCATTAATAATTCCATTTAAGAATTCATGGTgtaatatgaataaatattttatagaaaTGATAATATAATGGGTAGAACCTAAAATTAGCTTGTAATGAAATGGATGTTTTGAGAGTAGAAAAATATTTGCAACATATCCACAAACATAtcagaaaaaattttcattgacaAACCAAACAccaaaaaattatgaaaaaggaatttggaaaatattttcacttaataACCAAACAGTGGAAAATTATGGGAAAGGAAGTGATTTTCCAGGAAAATAACTTCGATGCAAAATATTTTCAGTCCAACCAAACGGACGCTAAGTGGAAAACAAACAACTTTTTCCTGCATTACTCTTTATGGGCAAGACATTTGGGAAGGAGCTGTAAGATTTTTCAACTGGGGTTTGTCAGAGTATCTATAACTGGACCAATTCATCTAAAGAATGTCAATAAGATGAAAAAAAGCTGGCCCAATTAGCCCAATAAATGTATATTAATTGGTTCAAGCCCAGTGACCATTTCGATTTCTGGGGGGTTGACTACCGAATTAAAGGAGAATTTAAATGCCAGGTGAGAAGAGCCAGACGACTGTTATTTCTCCCTGCCTGCTTACGATGGAAAGAAAGGACTGGAATGTTCTGCACTTTGGTGGCGTTTGGTAAAAGGTTTCGAAACGAagaatttgaataaaatttataattattatttggaTTACTATTATCGAAATTGAGATTTTGGAATCATAtctaaaaatttgaaattcttcAATTTCCTAGTAACTTGGAAGGTTTTGGACAAAATTCAAATCTAATTTCTATCTAATTTATTTAAAACTAGAGATGACAATGGGAGCACCCGCCCGCCACCCGTTaaaaaaagttaatatataattatatacatatatgtaattaaatatatattataattataatatttaattaaatataattataattatataatatacattataaatatatatttaatatataatttattagtataattaatatttatatatattatatataattttaaatatatatattataatattagtataattatatttaattatatataatatttaatttaaaacTTGTAATAATGatacatatatgtattatataatgtattttagtatatgtaatataattgataataaaagttgttaattagttatactaaacttactaatacttttaattagaaaaatattttatatcCCATTTCAAAAGAATCAACGAGTCAAACATCAATTATAGTAATGATATATATTTGTGGTATTGAACCAAACAGATCTATTGGAATAACTAACTCTATTTCAAATCTAAAATGAACAATCCCAAATCCGAATCAGATTCCAAAAGTGCTAACCAAACGGTACCTTTCTGTTATTTCTCTCTGCTTACATTGGAAAGAAGGACTGGAATGTTCTAAAGTATTAGTTACGCCTCTGAAATTTGTTTTCTGTTTAAGGAAGCGGGTCAACGGCCGCCGTCTCCGTCGCGTTTTATCTTTCAGCAGGGGACGGTCGAAGCCGAGCCATTAATATCGCCTTTCCGACTTTCCTCATCTCCACCCCAATTTaggtaatttttcttaattttctgtGGATCTTTCAACTTTTGTATATGCAGTCCTTTTGaaatcattttgtttttgtttcgtTATCTGTTCTGTCTCATGCTTTGGTGAATAAGGGCTCGAATTTTAAGGGTTGGTTAAGGATTTAGGGTTTGTTATGACATCTTGTTATTCATCGAATTGAAGCGTTCTCAAATTACAAATCCTTACTCGATTTTAGAAATTGGCGTGTATATCATTTGCAGGTTATGGGCTTTAGGTTAATGAGGAGTTGGGTAGAATTACAGGATGTGGTCGCTGACTTTGATCCTCAATTGTGTACCAGTTACATTGCTTCTCaattagtaaattttttttttttttgcctctttGGTGTTTTTGGCAGTTTAGGATGCTTTTTGCTATTGGCAATTATATTCGTTGGCTTTAATCAAGGTTGTTCATTTCGTCTTCAGTTCAATCCGACTATTAGTTGCTGTTTGAATTGGTGGTTTATGGTTTTTGATGGCAAGTGATATTGGGAAATCTGCTACTGCTACTATGCCTGCTGGGACCGAGaacctttcttcttcaggaacTGGTGATGGGGATGCTAGTGATTTTGAATGCAACATTTGCTTTGATATAGCTCAGGATCCCATCGTCACCCTTTGCGGTCACTTGTACTGTTGGCCTTGTCTCTTTAGATGGTTGCGCCACCACTCGCActcacatgagtgccctgtttgtAAGGCCCTGATACAGGAGGAGAAGTTAGTTCCTCTGTACGGGCGAGGAAGGACTGCGACTGATCCTAGGTCAAAACCTGTCCCTGGTGTAGAAATTCCTGATCGACCTGCAGGGCAGAGACCCCAGACAGctcctcctcctcatcctcatcccgaTTCAGCTAACTTTCCGAATTTTGGTTTGGGGCTTGCTGGAGGATTTCTACCGGTGATGACTGCAGGGTTTGGTAACTTTTCCATGTTGGCTGGTTTTGGTGGGATTTTGCCGTCGATGTTCAGCTTTCAGATTCACGGATTTCCAACCGCACCTGTATATGGCACGGGTTCAGGATATCCACATACTTATCCTGGCGGTTATTATCATGGTGCTAATGTTCCCAGAGCTCCAATGACTCCTCAAGGTTCACAGGCTGAAGATAACAAGCTACTGATCCTTCTCCTTATAATTCTCAGTCTGGTTGTTCTTTCCTTCATATGGTGATGAGTGATAAATACGCATTATAGTTTTCAGTCTTACCATTTTGTAAATGTTGCGAGGCTTTGCCAGCCCTGCATGCTGACTGTTAAATTTGAATCTTGATAACATCTCTGTCCCTTTTTTGCATTCTTGGTGAGGTTCACATTTGGCATATAACGCTCTTCTCTAAACGAAGTTCAACCTTCTGAGTTCATGTTTACTACCTATTCAATGGAAAATAGAGGGAGGAGCTGTGGAGCGGTAATAGTTAAATCACAGTGAAAGGACGCAGCTGCCAGTGCCAGGAGATGATTTGCCTTGCTCGAGTTGAGTTGGAGATCTCCCGTCTGTACACTGCTCTTTTCCTCTTTGGCACATAGATGTGGTAACACGTTTTTCTGATGCTGTGATGCAATCGGTACTTTGTTGGAATGGGGAAGCATTCGCAGCGATGCAGTACGCATTTTTGCGTCGTGTGAACTGTGGATATTAAAGACGAAGTACAAAGTCAGGACATTGCGAAATGGAGAAGGAAATTCTGTTGAAAGTCAGGAGGACTTTTCTACAATTATATGTAATGACAAAGTTCTAATGGTAACTGTTTCGTCTgcctcaaaaagaaaaaattgtagAACTTTCATAGTAAAAGGTactcataaaaaaaaaggaaagtaaaATCTGTGCTTTGCTTTATCGAAAATATGATTTAATTTAAGTACTTAAAAGGAAACtctcaaagaaaataaaatcgaAGGCGTTAACTCATTAAATTCCCTCCATGGGGAGTTGATTGGGGTGCATCACCAAAAATTAATAGTTCAGAGGGCACTTGCGAACCAAATTAGAAGTTCAAGGATGTATTTTGCATCTAATTTACTTTGTAGATTACTGCAGATGCAAGAACGTATAACAGAGCACTAGCATTGATTAGTCACTCATCACCAGTTGTACTTCAATACAGAGTTATTCTGATCTTGTGTGGCGCCATTGTCTTCTCTCTGACTTTCCAATTGCATACACACAGCCCAGCCCCTGGCGGAGCTTTGCCCCCCGGCGAACCATTTGGTTGCGCGGTAGAAATAATTTCAGTGACTTGCCTCTGTATCCTGAGAAATTTTCATGCGGCATGGGTTATATCATATATGCAAGAAAGAGTGTACGTGCTGCAAAAATAAGACAATCAGAAAAACTGAGTGGCGCAATAATTACTTGCTTAGTGTGaggtaattgaaaattttgaattatttgtgTGCTGATAATCCTAGGATGATGATGGGTtgcgtt
This window encodes:
- the LOC113701030 gene encoding uncharacterized protein, which produces MASDIGKSATATMPAGTENLSSSGTGDGDASDFECNICFDIAQDPIVTLCGHLYCWPCLFRWLRHHSHSHECPVCKALIQEEKLVPLYGRGRTATDPRSKPVPGVEIPDRPAGQRPQTAPPPHPHPDSANFPNFGLGLAGGFLPVMTAGFGNFSMLAGFGGILPSMFSFQIHGFPTAPVYGTGSGYPHTYPGGYYHGANVPRAPMTPQGSQAEDNKLLILLLIILSLVVLSFIW